A portion of the Anthonomus grandis grandis chromosome 7, icAntGran1.3, whole genome shotgun sequence genome contains these proteins:
- the LOC126738176 gene encoding P-granule-associated novel protein 1-like isoform X1, producing MIRIVLVILCLNIYTFAYHISKISTDLLVSDIILLQNEALPAENIKKINKAKITEILLKNCSGVIDQETFKHYPKLQKLTLLKSNIEEINTPLPLSSLVALGSHLPNLNDDLQQKLSKVQAVLLIGNKDFEINVQSLKKFKHLENFFVSQANFSEECVTKDWFREMNSLEGLVLSDVNLICLAEDAFDSLGRLRFLDLSYNHLQNLEKKIFKKLTKLEKLALFENHIDHLDLSVLASQKNHLTKLGISWHVIKNSGITAEQLLRALPKLSLIDFGKIEMPNDFEAGEFCAVLRQNGASCGYEAEFGTAKNLGYSYVGYTHCDKL from the exons at gattaGGATAGTGCTGGTTATATTATGTCTAAATATCTATACCTTTGCCTACCATATCAGCAAAATATCTACTGATCTGCTAGTTAGtgatataattttgttacaaaatgaaGCCTTACCAGCAGAGaacataaagaaaattaataaggCTAAGATTActgagattttattaaaaaactgctcTGGAGTTATTGACCAAGAAACCTTTAAGCATTATCCCAAG cttcaaaaattaactcTATTAAAGTCAAATATTGAAGAAATCAACACACCTTTACCTCTTTCATCGCTAGTAGCTCTAGGCTCGCATTTGCCTAATTTAAATGATGATCTTCAACAGAAATTATCCAAAGTTCAAGCTGTTTTGCTCATAGGTAACaaagattttgaaattaatgttcagtcattaaaaaaatttaagcatcTTGAGAACTTTTTTGTCTCTCAAGCTAATTTTAGTGAAGAATGTGTTACAAAAGATTGGTTTAGGGAAATGAATAGTTTGGAAGGGCTAGTACTTAGtgatgttaatttaatttgtttagcaGAGGATGCGTTTGATAGTTTAGGAAGGTTAAGGTTTCTTGACTTAAGTTATAATCACCTGCAAAacctagagaaaaaaatttttaaaaaactaacaaaattggaaaaattagcATTATTTGAAAACCATATAGACCATCTGGATCTTAGTGTCTTAGCAAGTCAAAAAAATCATCTCACAAAACTTGGTATTTCCTGgcatgtaataaaaaatagtggTATTACAGCTGAACAATTGCTACGGGCTTTACCAAAATTAAGTCTGATTGactttggaaaaattgaaatgcCCAATGATTTTGAAGCTGGAGAATTTTGTGCTGTTTTAAGGCAAAATGGAGCAAGCTGCGGCTACGAAGCAGAATTTGGGACTGCGAAAAACTTGGGATATTCATATGTAGGTTATACTCATTGTGATAAATTGTGA
- the LOC126738176 gene encoding uncharacterized protein LOC126738176 isoform X2, which yields MIRIVLVILCLNIYTFAYHISKISTDLLVSDIILLQNEALPAENIKKINKAKITEILLKNCSGVIDQETFKHYPKLQKLTLLKSNIEEINTPLPLSSLVALGSHLPNLNDDLQQKLSKVQAVLLIAEQLLRALPKLSLIDFGKIEMPNDFEAGEFCAVLRQNGASCGYEAEFGTAKNLGYSYVGYTHCDKL from the exons at gattaGGATAGTGCTGGTTATATTATGTCTAAATATCTATACCTTTGCCTACCATATCAGCAAAATATCTACTGATCTGCTAGTTAGtgatataattttgttacaaaatgaaGCCTTACCAGCAGAGaacataaagaaaattaataaggCTAAGATTActgagattttattaaaaaactgctcTGGAGTTATTGACCAAGAAACCTTTAAGCATTATCCCAAG cttcaaaaattaactcTATTAAAGTCAAATATTGAAGAAATCAACACACCTTTACCTCTTTCATCGCTAGTAGCTCTAGGCTCGCATTTGCCTAATTTAAATGATGATCTTCAACAGAAATTATCCAAAGTTCAAGCTGTTTTGCTCATAG CTGAACAATTGCTACGGGCTTTACCAAAATTAAGTCTGATTGactttggaaaaattgaaatgcCCAATGATTTTGAAGCTGGAGAATTTTGTGCTGTTTTAAGGCAAAATGGAGCAAGCTGCGGCTACGAAGCAGAATTTGGGACTGCGAAAAACTTGGGATATTCATATGTAGGTTATACTCATTGTGATAAATTGTGA